One stretch of Cellulomonas wangsupingiae DNA includes these proteins:
- a CDS encoding gamma-glutamyltransferase family protein, whose translation MFTTRPVLTGTFGMVASTHWLASAVGMRTLEAGGNAFDAAAAAGFTLSVVEPHLNGPGGDAPLIGHRAADGHTFVVCGQGVVPARATTDAYRDLGVEEVPGTGHLAAVVPGAFGAWLDLLARYGTLPLADVLAPAVAYARDGHPLVPAAARTVAAVADMFRTHWPTSAEVYLPGGAVPAAGSRFTNPALAATLDRILAEAAAAGPDREAQIEAARRAFYEGFVAEAVDAFVADVPVMDATGRAHTGFLRADDLAAWRATEEPTVAVPFAGVEVHKTGPWGQGPVLLQQLRLLEALGVADLVAAAQGVPAGDDAVAELVHVVVEVAKLAMADRDAWYGDSADVPLDALLSPAYAAERARLVGPVADGGFRPGAPDGREPRLARALVAARAAADAGAPAGPSALGLGEPTVSPVGLSPGDTCHVDVVDRWGNRVSATPSGGWLQSSPVVPGLGFSLPTRAQMCWVEDGLPASLLPGRRPRTTLSPGLVLGDGHGFAFGTPGGDQQDQWVVPFLLRHLLGGLDLQAAIDAPAWHSSHVHNSFHPRTHAPRGLVAESRLGAGVLAALAARGHVVQDAGPWSLGRISAAGVGPNGWLCAAANARGRQGYAAGR comes from the coding sequence ATGTTCACGACCCGGCCGGTCCTCACCGGCACCTTCGGCATGGTCGCGTCGACGCACTGGCTCGCCAGCGCCGTCGGCATGCGGACCCTGGAGGCCGGTGGCAACGCGTTCGACGCGGCGGCCGCGGCGGGGTTCACGCTGAGCGTCGTCGAGCCGCACCTCAACGGGCCGGGCGGTGACGCGCCGCTCATCGGGCACCGCGCCGCGGACGGGCACACGTTCGTGGTGTGCGGGCAGGGCGTCGTCCCGGCGCGGGCGACGACCGACGCGTACCGCGACCTGGGCGTCGAGGAGGTCCCGGGCACGGGGCACCTCGCCGCGGTGGTGCCGGGGGCCTTCGGGGCGTGGCTGGACCTGCTGGCCCGGTACGGCACGCTCCCGCTGGCGGACGTCCTGGCACCGGCCGTGGCCTACGCGCGCGACGGCCACCCGCTGGTCCCCGCCGCGGCGCGGACCGTCGCGGCCGTCGCCGACATGTTCCGCACCCACTGGCCGACGAGCGCCGAGGTGTACCTGCCGGGCGGTGCGGTCCCCGCTGCGGGGTCCCGCTTCACCAACCCGGCCCTGGCGGCCACCCTCGACCGGATCCTGGCGGAGGCGGCAGCGGCGGGGCCCGACCGGGAGGCGCAGATCGAGGCGGCCCGGCGCGCGTTCTACGAGGGGTTCGTCGCCGAGGCGGTCGACGCGTTCGTCGCCGACGTCCCCGTGATGGACGCGACGGGCCGGGCGCACACGGGCTTCCTGCGCGCCGACGACCTCGCCGCGTGGCGCGCGACCGAGGAGCCGACCGTCGCCGTGCCGTTCGCGGGCGTCGAGGTGCACAAGACCGGGCCGTGGGGCCAGGGGCCCGTGCTGCTGCAGCAGCTGCGGCTCCTGGAGGCGCTCGGCGTCGCGGACCTCGTGGCCGCCGCGCAGGGTGTTCCCGCCGGCGACGACGCGGTGGCCGAGCTGGTGCACGTCGTGGTGGAGGTCGCCAAGCTCGCGATGGCCGACCGCGACGCCTGGTACGGCGACAGCGCCGACGTCCCGCTCGACGCGCTGCTGTCCCCCGCGTACGCCGCCGAGCGCGCGCGCCTGGTCGGCCCCGTGGCCGACGGCGGTTTCCGCCCCGGCGCCCCGGACGGGCGGGAGCCGCGCCTGGCGCGTGCGCTGGTCGCGGCGCGTGCGGCCGCCGACGCCGGGGCGCCCGCGGGTCCGTCGGCGCTGGGCCTGGGCGAGCCGACGGTGTCACCCGTCGGGCTGAGCCCGGGCGACACCTGCCACGTGGACGTCGTCGACCGCTGGGGCAACCGGGTGTCGGCGACGCCGTCGGGCGGGTGGCTGCAGTCGAGCCCGGTGGTGCCGGGTCTCGGGTTCTCGCTGCCGACGCGCGCGCAGATGTGCTGGGTGGAGGACGGGCTGCCCGCGAGCCTGCTGCCGGGCAGGCGGCCGCGGACGACGCTGAGCCCGGGCCTCGTGCTCGGCGACGGGCACGGGTTCGCGTTCGGCACCCCCGGCGGCGACCAGCAGGACCAGTGGGTGGTGCCGTTCCTGCTGCGGCACCTCCTGGGCGGCCTGGACCTCCAGGCGGCGATCGACGCACCCGCGTGGCACTCGTCGCACGTGCACAACTCGTTCCACCCGCGCACGCACGCGCCGCGCGGGCTGGTCGCCGAGTCCCGCCTGGGGGCCGGGGTGCTCGCGGCGCTCGCGGCGCGCGGGCACGTCGTGCAGGACGCGGGGCCGTGGTCGCTGGGCCGCATCAGCGCGGCGGGCGTTGGGCCGAATGGGTGGTTGTGCGCGGCCGCGAACGCCCGCGGACGGCAGGGGTACGCCGCCGGGCGATGA
- a CDS encoding amidohydrolase family protein, which yields MPYDVVDAHLQVWDPESVHYPWMSQDPSLLHRAYRVRDIGGALDEHHVDGVVLVQSADNRADSEHLLFQALCSPHVLGVVAWVPLDTPDEAAGQLDQWRAEPVVGVSHHVDREDDQRWLLRDGVDEGLTLLTERRLVLDVPATTPELLMHVATVADRHPKLTIVLDHLGSPPLAALRAGDTATWHRWTTALEAAAEAPNVVAKLAGLGRAAGPGWTVDDVRPAVDHALATFGPDRLMAGSDWPTALDAHGSWHEVWGGLRATLSGLDAAAVARVMGRTAVETYGIPPLVPEH from the coding sequence ATGCCCTACGACGTCGTGGATGCGCATCTGCAGGTATGGGACCCGGAGTCCGTCCACTACCCGTGGATGTCGCAGGACCCCTCCCTCCTGCATCGCGCCTACCGAGTCCGCGACATCGGCGGAGCACTGGACGAGCACCACGTGGACGGCGTGGTGCTCGTCCAGTCCGCCGACAACCGGGCCGACAGCGAGCACCTGCTGTTCCAGGCGCTGTGCTCCCCCCACGTCCTGGGCGTCGTCGCCTGGGTGCCGCTCGACACGCCCGACGAGGCCGCCGGACAGCTCGACCAGTGGCGCGCCGAGCCCGTCGTGGGCGTCAGCCACCACGTGGACCGCGAGGACGACCAGCGCTGGCTGCTGCGCGACGGTGTCGACGAGGGCCTGACCCTGCTCACCGAGCGCCGCCTCGTCCTCGACGTGCCCGCCACGACGCCCGAGCTGCTCATGCACGTCGCGACGGTCGCGGACCGGCACCCCAAGCTCACGATCGTGCTGGACCACCTCGGCTCCCCGCCGCTGGCCGCCCTGCGCGCCGGCGACACCGCGACGTGGCACCGCTGGACGACCGCCCTCGAGGCCGCCGCGGAGGCACCGAACGTCGTCGCCAAGCTCGCCGGGCTCGGCCGCGCCGCCGGACCGGGCTGGACGGTCGACGACGTGCGGCCCGCGGTCGACCACGCGCTCGCCACGTTCGGCCCCGACCGCCTCATGGCCGGCAGCGACTGGCCCACCGCGCTCGACGCCCACGGGTCGTGGCACGAGGTGTGGGGAGGGCTGCGCGCGACGCTGTCCGGCCTGGACGCCGCCGCGGTCGCCCGCGTCATGGGACGGACCGCGGTCGAGACGTACGGCATCCCCCCGCTGGTCCCCGAGCACTGA
- a CDS encoding glycoside hydrolase family 95 protein: MVDDVDQGRADAQVGDPHGGPLVLRLDEPALTWTDAFPVGNGRIGAMVHGGTDRERLQVNDDTCWSGAPHDGPPRPVGPLPDDGAPGVVRRARRLLDEGDPPAAEAELAHLQSGWVQAYQPLVDVLLDHPAAGGASGYRRTLDLATGVVTTTWRSADDAPWRQDVLVSHPDRALLLVRASDAAPVDADVRLTTPHPWADAPSVVPGADGVLVATLDMPSHVLPDWVGGADPVRYGGPAVHAAVALAVLADGDAASVRVADGAVHVRGARALRVVLTTATDHDVATGTLHGDRARVAADARAALTRAVADVDGITGRHVADHAALMGRVDLDLGAALDLPLDARLVRHAAGEPDPHLATLAFQHGRYLTVAGSRPGTLPLNLQGIWNERVRPPWSSNYTININTEMNYWPTLVGDLAECHEPLLAWLDRLAVAGQGTARTFYGVRGWVAHHNSDPWCFTGPTGQGHDSASWSSWPLGGVWLARHVVDHRDWTGDDDALRRHWPVVRGAALAALDMLVELPDGTLGTSPATSPENQYLLPDGRAASVSVSTTSDLAMVRDLLEHVRRLTPVVGDHDADLRDAVEGALERLPTERVGPDGRLAEWHTDVPDAEPAHRHQSHLYRVFPGTSIDPDTAPTLAAAAARTLDARGPESTGWSLAWRLALRARLRDADGVAALVDAFLHPVDAEGAAPRGTDLPAHLRGGVYRSLLCAHPPFQIDGNLGFTAGVAEALVQAHHQGADGVREVHLLPALPAAWPDGRVRGLRLRGGLRLADLRWQDGRVVHAVLESDRAVVVDVREAGGARRQQVTVTPGHPTPLPPRG, translated from the coding sequence GTGGTGGACGACGTGGACCAGGGCCGGGCCGACGCGCAGGTGGGTGACCCGCACGGCGGACCGCTCGTCCTGCGGCTGGACGAGCCCGCGCTCACCTGGACGGACGCCTTCCCCGTCGGCAACGGCCGGATCGGCGCGATGGTGCACGGCGGCACCGACCGCGAGCGCCTGCAGGTCAACGACGACACGTGCTGGTCCGGCGCCCCGCACGACGGCCCGCCCCGGCCCGTCGGCCCGCTGCCGGACGACGGTGCGCCGGGGGTCGTGCGCCGCGCGCGCCGCCTGCTCGACGAGGGCGACCCGCCGGCCGCCGAGGCCGAGCTCGCGCACCTGCAGAGCGGCTGGGTGCAGGCGTACCAGCCGCTGGTCGACGTGCTGCTCGACCACCCCGCGGCGGGCGGTGCGTCGGGCTACCGCCGCACGCTGGACCTGGCCACCGGCGTCGTCACGACGACGTGGCGGTCCGCGGACGACGCGCCGTGGCGGCAGGACGTGCTGGTCAGCCACCCCGACCGCGCGCTGCTGCTCGTGCGCGCGTCCGACGCGGCCCCGGTCGACGCCGACGTCCGGCTCACCACGCCCCACCCGTGGGCGGACGCGCCCTCGGTCGTGCCCGGCGCCGACGGCGTCCTGGTGGCGACCCTCGACATGCCGTCGCACGTGCTGCCCGACTGGGTGGGCGGGGCCGACCCCGTGCGGTACGGCGGCCCGGCCGTGCACGCGGCGGTCGCGCTCGCGGTGCTCGCCGACGGGGACGCCGCGTCCGTCCGGGTCGCGGACGGCGCCGTGCACGTGCGCGGCGCCCGCGCGCTGCGCGTCGTCCTGACGACGGCCACGGACCACGACGTCGCCACCGGGACCCTGCACGGCGACCGTGCCCGGGTCGCGGCCGACGCGCGGGCGGCCCTGACGCGCGCCGTCGCGGACGTCGACGGCATCACCGGGCGGCACGTCGCCGACCACGCCGCGCTCATGGGCCGCGTCGACCTGGACCTCGGTGCCGCCCTCGACCTGCCCCTCGACGCCCGGCTGGTGCGCCACGCGGCCGGCGAGCCGGACCCGCACCTCGCGACCCTGGCCTTCCAGCACGGTCGCTACCTGACCGTCGCCGGCTCACGTCCGGGGACCCTGCCGCTGAACCTGCAGGGCATCTGGAACGAGCGGGTGCGCCCGCCGTGGAGCTCGAACTACACGATCAACATCAACACCGAGATGAACTACTGGCCCACGCTCGTCGGCGACCTGGCCGAGTGCCACGAGCCGCTCCTGGCCTGGCTGGACCGGCTCGCCGTCGCGGGGCAGGGCACCGCCCGGACGTTCTACGGCGTGCGCGGCTGGGTGGCGCACCACAACTCCGACCCGTGGTGCTTCACGGGCCCGACGGGCCAGGGGCACGACTCCGCGAGCTGGTCCTCCTGGCCGCTCGGCGGCGTGTGGCTGGCGCGGCACGTCGTGGACCACCGCGACTGGACGGGCGACGACGACGCCCTGCGGCGGCACTGGCCGGTGGTGCGCGGTGCCGCGCTGGCGGCGCTCGACATGCTCGTCGAGCTGCCCGACGGCACCCTCGGCACGTCCCCGGCGACGAGCCCCGAGAACCAGTACCTGCTGCCCGACGGGCGCGCCGCGTCGGTGTCGGTGTCGACCACGTCCGACCTCGCGATGGTGCGCGACCTCCTCGAGCACGTGCGGCGCCTCACCCCCGTCGTGGGCGACCACGACGCCGACCTGCGCGACGCCGTCGAGGGGGCGCTCGAGCGGCTGCCCACCGAGCGCGTCGGCCCCGACGGTCGGCTCGCGGAGTGGCACACGGACGTCCCGGACGCCGAGCCCGCCCACCGCCACCAGTCGCACCTGTACCGCGTGTTCCCCGGGACGTCGATCGACCCCGACACCGCGCCGACGCTCGCGGCCGCCGCCGCGCGCACGCTCGACGCGCGGGGACCCGAGTCCACCGGGTGGTCGCTGGCGTGGCGCCTCGCGCTGCGGGCGCGGCTGCGCGACGCCGACGGGGTCGCGGCGCTGGTCGACGCGTTCCTGCACCCCGTGGACGCGGAGGGTGCCGCCCCGCGCGGCACGGACCTGCCGGCGCACCTGCGCGGCGGCGTCTACCGGTCCCTGCTGTGCGCGCACCCGCCGTTCCAGATCGACGGGAACCTCGGTTTCACGGCCGGCGTCGCCGAGGCCCTCGTGCAGGCGCACCACCAGGGCGCCGACGGTGTGCGCGAGGTCCACCTGCTGCCCGCCCTGCCCGCCGCCTGGCCCGACGGGCGCGTCCGGGGCCTGCGGCTGCGCGGCGGCTTGCGCCTGGCGGACCTGCGGTGGCAGGACGGACGCGTGGTGCACGCGGTCCTGGAGTCGGACCGCGCCGTCGTCGTCGACGTCCGCGAGGCCGGAGGGGCACGCCGGCAGCAGGTCACCGTCACCCCGGGCCACCCCACCCCCCTGCCCCCCCGGGGGTGA
- a CDS encoding extracellular solute-binding protein gives MRTTKKRPLALAATAATLALALAACSGGAEEETAETPEASALGQVGAMEDYEVGTTFKATEPVSFGLMYRDHPNYPLKDDWDILTKFKENQNVEFEIQTAPLSDWQQAQSIAIGAGNAPDIISVTYPGQESAFVAGGAILPVSDYVEHMPNFLDKVEKWDLQAEIDRMRQEDGKYYVLPGLRESVRPSYSYAVRKDVWEQLGLSLAPETYEEFAADLAKVKAAYPDKYPLSDRWSANGPLEASLNVAAPNFGTAAGWGYGEGTWWDEDAEEFVYTGAMDEYRELLEYFNGLVADGLMDPESLTQEDDQAITKFASGQAFAQLTNDQEILKVRTAMTETGTPGEVAMIRVPGGPAGDIVAGGRLISGVMLASSVAEEDDFLAMLQFLDWLFYSDEGLEFAKWGVEGETYTKDADGKRTLMPEIDQNGLNPGAPKFLNVDYGYHNGVWMLEHGSSDELDQSMLRPEVVEFVQSMSDKELAPVAPPAPLDELEREQVSLWTTALKDHVSQNTAAFILGQRSFDEWDAYVAELEGKSLQQYLDVVNGAQQRFAEKNG, from the coding sequence ATGAGGACGACGAAGAAGCGGCCCCTCGCGCTCGCCGCGACCGCCGCGACCCTCGCGCTGGCCCTGGCGGCCTGCTCGGGAGGTGCGGAGGAAGAGACCGCCGAGACACCCGAGGCCAGCGCGCTCGGCCAGGTCGGTGCGATGGAGGACTACGAGGTCGGTACGACGTTCAAGGCCACCGAGCCGGTGAGCTTCGGGCTGATGTACCGCGACCACCCGAACTACCCGCTCAAGGACGACTGGGACATCCTCACGAAGTTCAAGGAGAACCAGAACGTCGAGTTCGAGATCCAGACCGCCCCGCTGTCGGACTGGCAGCAGGCGCAGTCGATCGCGATCGGTGCCGGCAACGCGCCCGACATCATCTCGGTGACCTACCCCGGCCAGGAGTCGGCGTTCGTCGCGGGCGGGGCGATCCTGCCCGTCAGCGACTACGTCGAGCACATGCCGAACTTCCTGGACAAGGTCGAGAAGTGGGACCTGCAGGCCGAGATCGACCGGATGCGCCAGGAGGACGGCAAGTACTACGTGCTGCCGGGTCTGCGTGAGTCGGTCCGCCCGTCGTACTCCTACGCGGTCCGCAAGGACGTGTGGGAGCAGCTCGGTCTGAGCCTCGCGCCGGAGACCTACGAGGAGTTCGCCGCCGACCTGGCGAAGGTCAAGGCCGCCTACCCCGACAAGTACCCGCTGTCCGACCGCTGGTCGGCCAACGGCCCGCTCGAGGCCAGCCTCAACGTCGCCGCCCCGAACTTCGGCACCGCCGCGGGCTGGGGCTACGGCGAGGGCACCTGGTGGGACGAGGACGCCGAGGAGTTCGTCTACACCGGCGCCATGGACGAGTACCGCGAGCTGCTCGAGTACTTCAACGGGCTCGTCGCGGACGGTCTCATGGACCCCGAGAGCCTCACCCAGGAGGACGACCAGGCCATCACGAAGTTCGCGTCCGGCCAGGCGTTCGCGCAGCTCACGAACGACCAGGAGATCCTCAAGGTCCGCACCGCGATGACCGAGACCGGCACCCCCGGTGAGGTCGCCATGATCCGGGTCCCGGGCGGCCCGGCCGGTGACATCGTCGCCGGCGGGCGCCTCATCAGCGGCGTCATGCTCGCGTCGTCGGTGGCCGAGGAGGACGACTTCCTCGCGATGCTCCAGTTCCTCGACTGGCTGTTCTACTCCGACGAGGGCCTCGAGTTCGCCAAGTGGGGCGTCGAGGGCGAGACCTACACCAAGGACGCCGACGGCAAGCGCACCCTCATGCCGGAGATCGACCAGAACGGCCTGAACCCGGGCGCGCCGAAGTTCCTCAACGTGGACTACGGCTACCACAACGGCGTGTGGATGCTCGAGCACGGCTCCTCCGACGAGCTCGACCAGTCGATGCTGCGGCCCGAGGTCGTGGAGTTCGTCCAGTCCATGTCCGACAAGGAGCTCGCTCCCGTGGCGCCGCCGGCCCCGCTCGACGAGCTCGAGCGCGAGCAGGTGTCGCTGTGGACGACGGCCCTGAAGGACCACGTCTCGCAGAACACGGCCGCCTTCATCCTCGGCCAGCGCTCGTTCGACGAGTGGGACGCGTACGTGGCCGAGCTCGAGGGCAAGAGCCTCCAGCAGTACCTCGACGTGGTGAACGGCGCGCAGCAGCGCTTCGCCGAGAAGAACGGCTGA
- a CDS encoding LacI family DNA-binding transcriptional regulator has translation MATSADGRNVTIAEVAALAGVSVPTVSKVLNGRSDVAAGTRARVEAILEEHSYRRRRGRGTGDPNLIDLVFHHIDNAWAQEVIKGVEDAAAARRVGVVLSELGGAHRPQQELIDDILARRPLGVLLVLSSLDATQRHQLESRSIPFVVVDTFGEPPAGVPTVGSNNWNGGLIATRHLLSLGHRRIAVIAGPSDVLCSRARVDGYRSALEEAGIHPDPSLVRWGNFHVDGGYQHGLELLSRPDRPTAIFAGSDYQSLGVMRAVRELGLSIPEDVSVVGYDDIPLAQWLGPSLTTVRQPLREMAGTATEMVLSLAAGQRPANLRIDLATELVVRESTAPAPAGTA, from the coding sequence GTGGCCACCTCCGCCGACGGCCGCAACGTGACGATCGCCGAGGTCGCCGCCCTCGCCGGCGTCTCGGTCCCCACCGTGTCCAAGGTGCTCAACGGACGCAGCGACGTCGCGGCCGGCACCCGAGCGCGCGTCGAGGCGATCCTCGAGGAGCACAGCTACCGACGCCGCCGCGGACGCGGGACGGGCGACCCCAACCTCATCGACCTGGTGTTCCACCACATCGACAACGCGTGGGCGCAGGAGGTCATCAAGGGCGTCGAGGACGCCGCCGCCGCCCGGCGCGTCGGCGTGGTGCTCTCCGAGCTCGGCGGCGCGCACCGCCCGCAGCAGGAGCTGATCGACGACATCCTCGCCCGGCGCCCTCTCGGCGTCCTGCTCGTGCTGTCCAGCCTCGACGCCACGCAGCGCCACCAGCTGGAGTCGCGGTCGATCCCGTTCGTCGTCGTCGACACGTTCGGCGAGCCCCCCGCGGGCGTCCCCACGGTCGGCTCGAACAACTGGAACGGCGGCCTCATCGCGACCCGTCACCTGCTGTCGCTGGGCCATCGTCGCATCGCCGTCATCGCCGGCCCGTCGGACGTCCTGTGCTCCCGCGCCCGCGTCGACGGCTACCGCAGCGCGCTGGAGGAGGCGGGGATCCACCCGGACCCGTCGCTCGTGCGCTGGGGCAACTTCCACGTCGACGGCGGCTACCAGCACGGCCTGGAGCTGCTGTCCCGCCCGGACCGCCCGACCGCCATCTTCGCCGGCTCGGACTACCAGAGCCTCGGCGTGATGCGGGCCGTGCGCGAGCTCGGCCTGTCCATCCCCGAGGACGTCTCGGTGGTCGGCTACGACGACATCCCGCTGGCCCAGTGGCTCGGACCGTCGCTGACGACCGTCCGGCAGCCGCTGCGCGAGATGGCCGGCACCGCGACCGAGATGGTGCTCAGCCTGGCCGCCGGCCAGCGTCCGGCGAACCTGCGGATCGACCTCGCGACCGAGCTCGTCGTCCGCGAGTCCACCGCCCCCGCCCCGGCCGGCACGGCCTGA
- a CDS encoding tRNA (cytidine(34)-2'-O)-methyltransferase, with the protein MHVAFFEPRIPGNTGNAIRMCAGTGATLHLVEPLGFELSEARLRRAGLDYHDLAHVVVHPDLDALLTALPTSRVLAFTTQATRRYTDVDWRDDDVLLFGPEPTGLPPTVLAHPRVTDCVRIPMQPGRRSMNLSNAAAVATYEAWRTLGFPGGA; encoded by the coding sequence GTGCACGTCGCCTTCTTCGAACCACGGATCCCCGGCAACACCGGCAACGCGATCCGGATGTGCGCCGGCACCGGCGCGACGCTGCACCTCGTCGAGCCGCTGGGCTTCGAGCTGTCCGAGGCGCGGCTGCGGCGTGCAGGGCTCGACTACCACGACCTCGCGCACGTCGTCGTCCACCCCGACCTCGACGCGCTGCTGACCGCGCTGCCGACGTCGCGCGTGCTGGCGTTCACGACGCAGGCGACGCGCCGGTACACGGACGTGGACTGGCGCGACGACGACGTCCTGCTGTTCGGCCCCGAGCCGACGGGGCTGCCGCCGACCGTGCTGGCGCACCCCCGCGTGACCGACTGCGTGCGCATCCCGATGCAGCCGGGCCGTCGCTCGATGAACCTGTCCAACGCCGCCGCCGTCGCGACGTACGAGGCGTGGCGGACGCTCGGCTTCCCCGGCGGCGCCTGA
- a CDS encoding carbohydrate ABC transporter permease — protein MTAENVTHLDERLSQSTVRAVKDTRAYTAFRVINGTLLVIIAAVTLYPFVNLVAQAFSSESYINAGQVNLWPKGFNVTTFQLVMSDAMFWRNYQNTVYYTVVATLVAMVLTTTFAYAISKYNLKGRKVFIGIAVFTMFFNGGLIPNYVLVNELGLRNSVWAIALPNAISVFNLLVMKSFFENFSTELEEAAEIDGLSTYGKLWRIVLPLSKAVIATMILFYAVSFWNSWFAAFLYMDHRDLYPVTVYLRNLIAGATSVDGAAGSAEATQIAANVKAVTMLLTVLPIVCLYPFVQRYFVSGVMLGSVKQ, from the coding sequence GTGACCGCCGAGAACGTCACGCACCTCGACGAGCGGCTGTCGCAGTCGACCGTCCGCGCGGTCAAGGACACCCGTGCCTACACGGCGTTCCGCGTCATCAACGGCACGCTGCTGGTGATCATCGCCGCGGTCACGCTGTACCCGTTCGTCAACCTCGTCGCGCAGGCGTTCAGCTCCGAGTCGTACATCAACGCCGGCCAGGTCAACCTGTGGCCCAAGGGCTTCAACGTCACGACGTTCCAGCTCGTCATGAGTGACGCCATGTTCTGGCGCAACTACCAGAACACCGTCTACTACACGGTCGTCGCGACCCTCGTCGCGATGGTCCTCACGACGACGTTCGCCTACGCGATCTCGAAGTACAACCTCAAGGGCCGCAAGGTGTTCATCGGCATCGCCGTGTTCACCATGTTCTTCAACGGCGGCCTGATCCCCAACTACGTCCTGGTGAACGAGCTGGGCCTGCGCAACAGCGTGTGGGCGATTGCGCTGCCGAATGCCATCAGTGTGTTCAACCTGCTCGTCATGAAGTCCTTCTTCGAGAACTTCTCGACCGAGCTGGAGGAGGCCGCCGAGATCGACGGCCTGAGCACCTACGGCAAGCTCTGGCGGATCGTGCTGCCGCTGAGCAAGGCGGTCATCGCCACGATGATCCTGTTCTACGCGGTGTCGTTCTGGAACTCGTGGTTCGCCGCGTTCCTCTACATGGACCACCGCGACCTGTACCCGGTGACGGTCTACCTGCGCAACCTCATCGCCGGCGCGACGAGCGTCGACGGCGCCGCCGGGTCGGCCGAGGCCACGCAGATCGCGGCCAACGTCAAGGCGGTGACGATGCTGCTCACCGTCCTGCCGATCGTGTGCCTCTACCCGTTCGTGCAGAGGTACTTCGTGTCGGGCGTGATGCTCGGCTCCGTCAAGCAGTGA
- a CDS encoding ABC transporter permease, whose product MSTDGVTVAGGGSAQAALEHDPAASAVARTATAGPEGPQSRAARKRAAGHRTWRRALRRDWQLYTLLILPLVFFVVFRYVPMLGNVIAFRRFRPGGSIFGEEWVGLHYVRMFINDPTFWQVFQNTLVLGVLGLVIVFPLPIILALMLNELRSRRFKRLVQTISYLPHFMSVVIVAGLVFQLTAMRGTINQAITAFGGDAISFMQLAEWFRTIYVGSEIWQTVGWGTILYLAALSTVDPQLYEAARIDGANRWRQTWHVTLPGIRPTMVVLLILNIGSFLAVGFEKILLLYNPLLYPTADVIATYLYRVGIGSSQFSYATAIGLFEAIIGLTLVLSANAISRRVVGASLW is encoded by the coding sequence ATGTCCACGGACGGTGTGACCGTCGCCGGCGGGGGTTCCGCGCAGGCGGCCCTCGAGCACGACCCGGCCGCCTCCGCGGTGGCCCGTACCGCCACCGCCGGCCCCGAGGGCCCGCAGAGCCGGGCGGCGCGCAAGCGTGCCGCCGGGCACAGGACGTGGCGGCGCGCGCTGCGCCGCGACTGGCAGCTCTACACGCTGCTGATCCTGCCGCTCGTCTTCTTCGTCGTGTTCCGCTACGTGCCGATGCTCGGCAACGTCATCGCGTTCCGGCGGTTCCGGCCCGGGGGCTCGATCTTCGGCGAGGAATGGGTCGGACTGCACTACGTGCGGATGTTCATCAACGACCCGACGTTCTGGCAGGTCTTCCAGAACACGCTGGTCCTCGGTGTGCTCGGCCTCGTCATCGTCTTCCCGCTGCCGATCATCCTGGCGCTCATGCTCAACGAGCTGCGCTCGCGGCGGTTCAAGCGGCTCGTCCAGACGATCTCCTACCTCCCGCACTTCATGTCGGTCGTCATCGTCGCCGGCCTGGTGTTCCAGCTCACCGCCATGCGGGGCACGATCAACCAGGCGATCACCGCGTTCGGCGGCGACGCGATCTCCTTCATGCAGCTCGCCGAGTGGTTCCGCACCATCTACGTCGGCTCGGAGATCTGGCAGACCGTCGGCTGGGGCACGATCCTCTACCTCGCCGCCCTGTCGACCGTCGACCCGCAGCTCTACGAGGCCGCCCGGATCGACGGTGCCAACCGCTGGCGCCAGACCTGGCACGTCACGCTGCCCGGCATCCGCCCCACGATGGTCGTGCTGCTCATCCTCAACATCGGGTCGTTCCTGGCGGTCGGGTTCGAGAAGATCCTGCTGCTCTACAACCCCTTGCTCTACCCGACGGCGGACGTCATCGCGACGTACCTGTACCGGGTCGGCATCGGCTCGAGCCAGTTCTCGTACGCGACGGCGATCGGCCTGTTCGAGGCGATCATCGGCCTCACCCTCGTCCTGTCGGCCAACGCGATCTCGCGTCGAGTGGTGGGAGCGTCCCTGTGGTGA